A window of Leptospira inadai serovar Lyme str. 10 genomic DNA:
TTCTATCTCCTCGTTACTGGTTCTAATTAGCTCTTCGATCGTTTTCGTACTCTCGTCGGTCTGTTCCGCTAAACGGGTAATTTCAGAGGCTACGACTGCAAACCCTCTTCCATGATCTCCGGCTCGAGCGGCCTCGATTGCGGCGTTCAAAGCCAATAGATTTACTTTTTCGGAGATCTCCTTGATAATTGCGGTTATTGATCTCATTTCCACGGAGCTGCTTTCGATCTTTCCCATGCTGGTCGATAAATTTCCCATCGTGTTCCTACCGGCTTCCACCTTAGAATACATTTCCGAAATTCTCGACAAGGATTCCCTTACTCCGTCACCGACCTGATTGATAAGCGAATCTAGTTCCCTCATTTCTCCGGCAAAAGACGAAATCGAGGAATACTGCTCCTCAGCGTTCTTAGTTACCTGTTCCATGCCCGCACTTATCTCTTCCACGGAGGCCGAAATTTCCTCGACCGAAGCGGATTCGGACTGCGCATTTTCCGATAGATAATTGCTGGCTTTGGAAAGTTCTTCCGAAGCGGTTAAGATCGATTCGGAAAAGGAAAAAATAGTGGAAAGCATCGTTCTGACCTTCTTCTGAAATTCCCGAAAGGCGATTAAAAGTAAATGCAATTCGTCTTTGTTTCTGTCATCGTCTTTCACATCGATCGGTCGACTAAAATCGGCGTCTTTGATGGAAGTCGTTACGATTGTAAGTCCTCGCACGAGACGAATGGAGAAAGCAATTGAAGAAATTAGAATATATGCGATCGTCGCTATCGAAATCGTCAGGAACACCGCTAAGCTATATTCGTATTCCCGCTCCGCCTGCGCGTATATTCTTTCGGAGATGGTCAATTGGACTCGGATTAATTTATCGATCTTTTCGGTTACCGGATCGATTTTAGGATATAGCTTACGATCTGCAAATTCATCCAACGCCTTCTTATTTTCCAAGACAAAAATATTCCTAACCTCCGCGGTCGCCTCGTTTGCTTCCGAAAATAGCGGATTTAGTTCGTTTATAATCTCGACTTCTTCGGGGACCAAGCGAGTGGCTAGATACGCCTTCCATACTTCGGAAATTTCCTTTTTGGCTAGATCCAAAGTATCGATTCCCTTTTTATAACTGAAGGTTCCACTCCGGACTTTATGTACGCAATCCACGATGGAGATCGCATAATGATCGGAGATCGTCTTTAATTGTTTTAGGGGAACGATTCGATCGTCGTGGATCGTTTCGATATCTCTGATTCGCGAGGAGGAATTTATCAGAGATAGAGCTAGGATTATGATAATCGGGAAAAGAAGAGAGGAGAATAAAAGTGTAAGTTTGATTTTTAAACCTAAATTAGAATACCAAGTCATTTAAAGAACCCTCTCGGCCGAGATTTCGAACTAATCGACTAACGAATTCGTCAATAATCGACTATCGAATTTGCGACGAGTGGAGTATATTATAGTAACTCGAAGCTTCCCGCCAGAAATTTTTAGTAGGATTTAATTTATCTTCGCGTTCCTTGTCGATTGTTTAAGCGAAGTAGAATCGGAAGAATATAAGGGTTCCTGTTTTGGAAATTAATTATTCTATGGAGGTATTCTAAACCGATATCTTATTGAAAGAAGCGTAACCGAATTCGAATATGGAATCGAAGGCTTTAAACCTTACATCCGATATCGGTTTATGGAATTATGTGGAAACTTGGTGTTCCCATATTCGGTTTCTTTCGGAATTCCAAAATTGTAGCGATCGCTATACACTTGACATTCGCCGGTCTCCCGATAAAGTTAGGGAAGCGGCGCTTGTTCTATTTGGAACAATTGTTTTATAAAAAGGAGAAATGGGGATTATGTTCTTTTCAGCCAAACTAGACGAAAGCGATAAACGGAGCAAAGCGTATCGATTTTACTTACTTCTGTTTCTTCTATTCATTTCAGGGTCTTTATCGGCCGCTTTTTCTTTGCGGGAAATCCCGGACTCGATCGGACCGGATGGAAGAAATATATCCCGGCAATTTTTCCAATTTTTGAAAGTAGCGGCTCTTAAAAACAAATACGACGGTAGGGCGGTTGAATTTCACAAATATTTGGATCGATCCTTGGAAAGGTTCGAATTAAAAAATTTATATAATTCGGAGTTCATGCAAAAAGAAAATGGAACTCATTTTGTGACCTATAAAGGAAGGTTCGCGCAAGACGGTTATCGAGTGAGCTTGGAGCCGATTCGGATGAAAGAGGTTCCCGTTGCCCAGTTCGGAGATTTTTCCGCAGAGTTCGCAATGAAGCACAACTCAAGTCCTAACTTTGGAGGGAATTCCTATTCGGGAAATTTGGATATCCTGACTCATCTCGGTCCGTTTACTCATAAGCATGGGATCAATGCGATGGATTCCGGACTAAAGTTTTTGGATGGGCACAATCTAGGTGCTATCAACGCTCCTGCCACCGGATTCTTTCGAAAGATAAAAGATCCCGAAGCGAGGAAGGCCCTGGACGATTTTGCGGCTTCTTTCCCGGCACTTGCAAAATTTATGAACTACTATTTCGGTTTAAATTCTCTCGTCAAGGTCGGTAAAGACGGAAAAATCCACGGACTCACGGAGTTTTCCTTCGAAGGAAATATCGAACAAACACTGACGCACGATTTCACGGATCTGGGGGAATATTTAGACGATATTAAATATTTAGGATGGATTAAGGCGAAGCTTACTAATCTCCAAGGCAAAACTCTATTCGAATTTGCCATCGAATCCAAGAAGGCCGAGATGAAAATGCGCTTCTTCACTAAGGATGGAAAAGTTATTCCTTTCGATAATAAGGGTAATTTTTATCCTCAGGATTCTTTCTCTTTGGCCTCTCTAACCGAATTTCCGTTTCTTGTCAAGGCTTCCCTCGAGGCGAATTTATACGGCCTTTTATTAGAGAACGATGATATTCAACTCTTGGGAAGGTTTTCCAATACCGCGAATTCGGGCGTGCTGAATCTAAAGCTAACCAAGATAGAAAAATTCGAAGTTAGCGGGGCATTCGCTTATCTGGCTCCGAGCTGGGCGATCAATCTTTTCATTCCGGGAAATTTGCAATCCATCATTCATGAGTTTACCGAGACGTTGGTAAAGGCTAACGGAGGGAAGGGATCTTACTTTGTGCTGCGATGGGATCGGGAAAATTCCAGAACGCTAATGAGAACTCATATCGAAAGCGAGTTTCTGGATAATTTCTTTATTCGCTTCGGCTTGAAAATTTGGAACCATAAAGTTCTCCCGGACGAAGACGCCCGCGACGATATCCGAAAGGTTTTCGGAAAAATAATGGATTTAGTCATTCTGTCGATTTGAAATTCCGAAAGGTCCGACAAAGATCGCGTCGTGCTTCTCTCGGTCGTTTATCGTCGATTTCGAAAATAGGCTTTAAAGTGCGGGCATCTCTTTCTTAGATCGGAGGAGATGCCGTTCTTTTCCTTTCTTTATAATCCTAGTCCTGCAAAGCCGCCGCAAGCAGTGTATAAATTCCGCGATAGACCGTACGATTGATCCGAAGTTACCTGTCCGAGATTTCTTTCCACCGTATTATTGACCAAATTCGTCGAGACGCAGGAGCCGCCGTTATCGCTGCATTCTACGTTAGCCGGCATCGACCCCGTCGCAAAATTGGTGAGCCAGGTGGTAAAGTCGCTACCTCCGCTCGAAAGCGTGAACATCGTATCGGAAGTGGTGATCGTATGAACGTCGCCTGGACCTAAATAGTAACGATAATTCGTTCTGGCCGCGGCAACCGTTTTCATTTTTGAAATGGCCTGTTTTGACCAATCGCAGGTCGTAAAGTCGGCCGAGCTAGAGGAAGTTCCGTCGGAAATGGACGTCCCGTCGCTGTCTCCGAATATCGCGGAGTAGGTTCTTCCCACGTCGTACGGATCCGCCGTTGTCGAATCCGAATAAGTGAGAGCGGCGCCGACTCCGTTGATTCGATTAATCTGGCTCATTACGTAATAGAAGAAGCGTTGGTTCGAATCGAAGATCGCCGCGTACTGCGCCAATCTATCGCCGCTATAAAACGCGGCGACTTTGGTAAAGTAGTCGTTCATCGATGCGTTGTTTGCCGCGTTCGAAGTATAGTCGGATTGAATTCCCGTAACCCAGGTCGGTAGATTCTGAGCGGCCTCCACTCCCCATTTAGAGGCCAGTTTAGGGAAGAAGGCGCCCGGCGTTCCCGACGCAGGCACGATCCCGTTGGACGCGTCGGATAGCATACTGACTTGCGCGCTCGCGTTGATTCCTTTGATCGTTTCTCGAACAACAGGATAATTTAATATAGCTCCGTAGCCGCCCGCACTTTGTCCCGTGACGAATACGGTTCGGACGTTCGTATAGTTTTGCTGGATGTACTTCAATACGGAAAGCACATTGTCGTAACCGTAATGATTGATGGTGGTATTGGTGCCGGTTAACGGATTCACATAGACAGTGTTTGCGTGGCCGATATGCAAGTCGCCGGTGCAATAGGGAATAAACACCACGTCGTAATTTTTAAACGGATTTGCCGCAGCAGTCTCATTCATAATTCCGCGAAACGCGAATTTTACGAACAAGTCCGGAACGGCATTCAACTGATTGAAATAGGTGGTCGTATTATTCCCGAAGCAATTGGATCCGTCCCAACAGGCTCCTCCGCCCATGAAATTGATTAAGAGCTTCGTATTATTATCTACGATTTTTTTGCGAAAGAAATCGAAAGTCGTGTTTCCCGGTACTCCCGAACAGGACGGGCTATATGCACGGTTGGTGTAACTTGCTCCCGCGATCGTGATCGTCCCTGCGGTCGGAGTGATTTTTTCGTACGGGTTATAAAGTGCGACTGCTAAAGCCAGCTCTACGATCTCCTTGTTTTTATCGTTTTTCGTTTTGCAACTTGCTACCGTTAGACAAATTGCCAATGCCCCGATGATGATTCTATCTATTTTCATGAGAGTAAACTCTTCCTACTCGTAATCTAATTATCTTTTTTAGAATTTAATCTAGACTTTTTATTTATTCGCTTTGCATAAGAGACTTATTTATGTTCTTCCAAGAGTATAAAAAAGTCAATCCGTTCCTTATGACGGGCTATGATATATAGCGATTGTTATAAAAAATGAATCCCGGGTCGATCAGGGTTTCAGAATTATTTTTCCCCTCGTGTGCAATTGCGAAATTCTTTCCTGAGCGAGTCCCGCGTTCTCCAGCGTAAAGATTTCACTTATATGTACCTTGAGTCTTCCTAAATCTGCCCATCTGGCAAGATCCGATAATTGTTTGGAATTAGGTTCTACGAAAACATAGGAAGTCTGAAAATTTCCGTTGGTAGGAAAATCATTAACGATGATGGAAACGAGATTGCCTCCGGGTTTAACGCAACCCAAACCTTGGGCGAATGTCTCGGCTCCCACGAAATCTAGAACGAGATCGGCTCCTTCCGGATGCGATCGGAGGAATGCGCTTCTAAAATCTG
This region includes:
- a CDS encoding methyl-accepting chemotaxis protein; translated protein: MTWYSNLGLKIKLTLLFSSLLFPIIIILALSLINSSSRIRDIETIHDDRIVPLKQLKTISDHYAISIVDCVHKVRSGTFSYKKGIDTLDLAKKEISEVWKAYLATRLVPEEVEIINELNPLFSEANEATAEVRNIFVLENKKALDEFADRKLYPKIDPVTEKIDKLIRVQLTISERIYAQAEREYEYSLAVFLTISIATIAYILISSIAFSIRLVRGLTIVTTSIKDADFSRPIDVKDDDRNKDELHLLLIAFREFQKKVRTMLSTIFSFSESILTASEELSKASNYLSENAQSESASVEEISASVEEISAGMEQVTKNAEEQYSSISSFAGEMRELDSLINQVGDGVRESLSRISEMYSKVEAGRNTMGNLSTSMGKIESSSVEMRSITAIIKEISEKVNLLALNAAIEAARAGDHGRGFAVVASEITRLAEQTDESTKTIEELIRTSNEEIESGKGFVENSAKVYIGIMEGLKFVKESSDNIVGIMKSQQEKKETIRDGVDRVDSKSAEIRISVKEQKIAIVETANAVSNISITIQSSAANSEEIAGNASSLLNIAKNLKETMSFLKA
- a CDS encoding pectin acetylesterase-family hydrolase, whose translation is MKIDRIIIGALAICLTVASCKTKNDKNKEIVELALAVALYNPYEKITPTAGTITIAGASYTNRAYSPSCSGVPGNTTFDFFRKKIVDNNTKLLINFMGGGACWDGSNCFGNNTTTYFNQLNAVPDLFVKFAFRGIMNETAAANPFKNYDVVFIPYCTGDLHIGHANTVYVNPLTGTNTTINHYGYDNVLSVLKYIQQNYTNVRTVFVTGQSAGGYGAILNYPVVRETIKGINASAQVSMLSDASNGIVPASGTPGAFFPKLASKWGVEAAQNLPTWVTGIQSDYTSNAANNASMNDYFTKVAAFYSGDRLAQYAAIFDSNQRFFYYVMSQINRINGVGAALTYSDSTTADPYDVGRTYSAIFGDSDGTSISDGTSSSSADFTTCDWSKQAISKMKTVAAARTNYRYYLGPGDVHTITTSDTMFTLSSGGSDFTTWLTNFATGSMPANVECSDNGGSCVSTNLVNNTVERNLGQVTSDQSYGLSRNLYTACGGFAGLGL